A genomic segment from Pristiophorus japonicus isolate sPriJap1 chromosome 16, sPriJap1.hap1, whole genome shotgun sequence encodes:
- the LOC139226860 gene encoding uncharacterized protein, translating into MDIETLQNKIQAVGGLVGEDIKIRNAWDEGLQQLQISGYVLNEMTWQQNEGIEKEIENLMKEQQGVNKYTHCLFKEMIRQLLRAESERKILSFHANTWERLLEINKRDKLLNLTINPQKRYTSCNSKGCNVTGEIVSMTRKEIWCQFQVMPQLFGQNFWYPEFKGDWVDEKNMTHHQRGCARWPFGMVCPYQTAIYEPCSLQHSIGVCKWELKPTNDTEITEIGQNEICVTGNKPVYLDGILYKPPINKCVRRVYTLYDPEIKRTYTFGQWQNVENYLSMHKIEPLPPFAQEENIGNCVDLKNKKINKEGIVEERIYESMAYGKGKG; encoded by the exons atggatatcgagaccctacaaaataaaatccaggccgtcggaggactggtaggggaagatataaaaatcagaaatgcctgggatgaaggattacagcaattacagatatcaggttacgtcctaaatgaaatgacctggcaacagaatgaagggatagagaaggaaatagagaacctaatgaaagaacaacagggagtaaacaagtacacccattgcctgtttaaagaaatgatcagacagctattaagagccgagtcagaaaggaaaatattatctttccatgctaacacatgggaaaggttgctggaaattaacaaaagagataagcttcttaatttaaccattaaccctcaaaaaagatataccagttgtaattcaaaaggatgtaacgttactggagagatagtaagtatgacacgaaaagaaatttggtgtcagttccaagtaatgccccagctgtttggacagaacttctggtacccagaatttaaaggagattgggtcgatgagaagaatatgacacatcaccagaggggatgtgctaggtggccattcggaatggtatgtccctatcagaccgccatatacgaaccatgctcactgcagcactccattggagtatgtaaatgggaattaaagccaacaaatgacactgaaataacggaaataggacagaatgagatctgtgtgacaggaaataaacctgtctatctggatggaattttgtataaaccccccattaataaatgcgtgagaagagtctacaccctgtatgaccctgaaataaaaagaacttatacctttgggcagtggcaaaatgtagaaaattatctgtctatgcacaagattgaacccttaccccct tttgctcaagaagagaatataggaaattgtgttgatctaaaaaataaaaagatcaacaaggagggaattgtggaagaaagaatctatgaatctatggcttatggaaaagggaagggttaa